AACCCACATGCTCTCAACCTGAAATTGGACAGGAGCCCACACGATCGGCCGATCCCGGTGCGTGCTGTTCAGCAATCGCCTGTCAAACTTCTCGGCGACGAATTCAGTCGATCCGATGCTGGATGCCAGCCTCGCCGACAGCCTTCAGAGCCTCTGtgcaggcggcgacggcaacCAGACCACCGCTCTCTACGTCAGCTCCGCCGACGTGTTCGACAACTACTACTACCAGAACCTCCTAGCCAATAAGGGCCTGTTGTCCTCCGACCAGGGCCTCTTTTCAAGCCCGGAAGGCACTGCCAACACAAAGGATCTCGTGCGGACCTACAGCCACGACGAGGTTCAATTCTTCTGCAATTTCGGCTGGTCCATGATCAAGATGGGGAACATCCCTCTCACGGGCTCGGAAGGGGAAATCCGCAAGAACTGCAGGGTTGTCAACTCATGAGGAGTGAGTGATGCATGCGTCTGTGGGATCTATTTCTTGCACTTGTTTGTGAGAAGGCACCAAAGTGTAGGATTATGCGTGTAACATTAAGCGGTTGCATGGTTTTATGAAAGATGGAAGAATAATAACACTTACAGATTAGCCCGACATGTCAAACTCAGTTGCTTTATCgaaggaaaaaatgaaaaattcaaGAGCttttttacggtacacaatactagatTATACTAGTGTTTGAAAAGGACTAGTATAAAGACATCTGACGGTTAAGATTATTTATTATTGGTGGAAAAAAcacgcctttagtcccggttggataaagtcatagatcccgaaaatccaaccgggactaaatttttAAGACAAAAGGTTTAGTCCCGATTtattttaccaaccgggacttaaaaaggttaaaaagaaataaaaaaaatggaccacccgccggccggcggcccgtgcccgcccggcccccgcacGCGCTTGCCCCGGCCGCCCTTGCCTGCCCGCCACCATGCCTGCCCTGGCTGCCCGCCTCCCAAGCCCGCCCCGGCCGCTCGGCGCCagcccgctgcccgccgccaccgcctatCCGCCCGCCTGTGCCGGAACCGCCCACCTGCCCGtctggaagaggaggaggaggatggagagGTGCGCGCCCACCCGCTGCCCACCGCTGCCACCCAACCATGCCAGAGCCGCCTGCTCGCCCAcctggaagaggaggaggaggagggagaggagccgACCACCCACGCCGGTCGCCCGCAGTGCCCGCTTGGAAAataaagggagaggaggaggagggagaggaggaggaggaggaagaaaggtagAGGAGGAGCTGCTTGTGTGCACGAGagataagaaagagagaggaggaggaaataAAGTGGAGAAGATAAGAAAGAGAGTGGAGGAGCTGCGTGCGTGCCTGCGTGCCCCGGTTGGTGTTTTGTCCCGGCTCGAAattctaaccgggataaaagcccccccttttgtccaagttggaattaccaaccgggacaaggggGTGTGGGATATCGGTGCGATATTTtgtagccgttacaaccgggactaaaaggggtggggggctttagtcctagttggtctTTGCAACCGAAACTAAAGCTCCTCCCGTCGATGGCCTTCGATAtctcatttttgacccgggactaaagcaccTAGATGGACGGTCACTACTGAAACCTTCACCTGTGGTAggggtagtatacatgagtagtatatgtAGTGTAAGGGTATCATGCTAAAAAGTACAAATGGCGGCACTATAATTTTAGTTTTTATACTAGCGTAAAGTTTAAAAGACCACTTCATTTGAAATATCATTTTTTAccatgtaataattactaaaatATTCATAATAATGAACAATTTGAtcttatatatattatatactactaagtggtagtattgtgtaccgtaaatgAAGTACACATGTATGAGTAGATATTGAAAAAACTAAATgtaatatgtgctaattaaaaaataatcagAACCTAAGTTTTTTGTCCCACTAGATCTTGGAAAAAAACTATCATGCTTGTGTAAATATAGAAAAAAACcaaatcttcttctctctcccccctgGATCTAGGAAATTCATCATTCATGAATGAGGCTAAAACATCAAAGTTGCATCTGAATGATTAGATAATCTTGTTCTCCTACCTAAATAACCTAACTTCATCCAAAAGTTTGAAGTAAATTGAGCTCCAAATGGCTAATCCACACCTTGGAGATCTAGATCTACCTAGAGGTAAAGCAACTCTATTTGAGCTTTAAACCTATGCAATAAGCTTAAAAAAACATTGGGTTAGCATCAATTTACCTCCTACAACCTCCAACTCCAATGAAATCAAGTTGAAAAAACTCCCCCCccacattttctttttttagatttttggaCAGCACCTCTTGCAATCGAACGGTGTTatcggcaggaggaagaaggtggatGGGTGCTTTTGTCAGCCATTTCTAGGGGTGGCCCGCCCTGCAAATGTGTCTCCAGGAGCGGGCTGAAATCTACAGTCCCGCTCTTGTTTGTAGGAACGGGCCGCATTTTGAGCCAGCCCTAGAAAAAAATGGGGGGCGCCTATAAATCATTTTTATAGTGATTGTAGTGCAGGGTCGTTGTCACATCTTTCAATTTTGCACAGACATGAATTTTTAGTTTATTAGGAGTATCTAAGGGTAGCTTGGTGGGTCTCTTAAATTACGCATTTGAGGAAAAAGAGAGCCCCTTCTTTACTAGATTTGCACAAAGCTCCACGTGTACTGGCGAATCTCTTGACCACATATTGATTTGCTTCAAATTGAGCTACTACATTTGACATCTAAATTCTTTGTCATGTATGATCGCATAAAAACGCAAAATAGGACATATGAACATGCTCTAATATAAATAAATTTTCAGTTAACTGAACGTTGTTTTCGTCTTGCCTGAGTTCATCAAGTACCTTCCTTTTTGGTCATGTGTTTAGTTTTGTATGTCACGATCTTCTAAGTTCCTTCTGGAAGTCCGCAGGCAGGTAGCTGCCGGGAGGGAAATAAAAGCTTGATTGCAAATGAAACAAAACTAGAAAAGGTGTTCCTTTACTTGAAACAAAAAGTACAGGCCATAGCTTGAAATGCATCCGATTCCTGAGTACTGCCTAGTGCGGTAGTGCCTACTAATCATTTTTGTACCTGTGTTCAATATAATCAACCTATCTACATATCCGTGCCTATAGCTAACAGCATATATGTGTTGCATGTGCTGAATTCAAAGCAAGAAGGACCTCGATCGAGctatagggtgtgtttggttacatgcaccacatgatgcatgcatggatgatcctggatggagTGGTTcgaccaatttgcttgtaccatatgattcactctaattagtagaataatgtattaagtgggatggtctCATCCTAGATGAGCTGGTACAATTcactcaaccaaacaaaaggatcattattattttgaatcattccatacatgaatcaaatgatacaaccaaccaaacacacccataaTTTTACATGCAGATTGGACAGCTGTGGGCACCATATAGGCAAATTAAAGGAATTTAATTTAACACGATGTTCAGCACATCCAGAGACACAACGAAAGTAGCCGTTAGATTCTATTAGGTTGCTATACAACCACTGCACCCATGAATGCATTCGATATATACCTGCCCCCACAGAAGAAAATGTAGAGAGATTCAGTATACATTCAATTCCAAGAGAACAGCATGTTAGTTTGGGAAGCATATAGATAACTGAAACTTCTCAAACGAATTAGAAGACAACTGAAAATTTTGTATCTAATGCTTGAACTAGTATCTGGGTAATGTATGTAATACCTAAATGAAGaattatgcatgcatgtttgTGTTTCACGTTCTACTTAGAAAAAACAGAAGAGCTGTATGAAATATGGCTAAAATAACCAAATTGTTAGTGGATTGTGTGCATCGATCCATGCCGTCTGATAGGCAATTATTAGTCATTTTGATTACACACTTAAGTGCACATTGCAAGAACAATGTGAAAATAAGGCTTAATGGCATATGTATAGCCTTGGATATATACGTTGGTTTTCAATTACAGATCTCTGTGTGATCCAGTTTTCGGCAATAAAGAATATAATATTGTTAATGACTGTTTCCTGAAATGACTTTGTGCATGTTCTTTGTTATTAAACATTTGTAGCAGTAGCCATCCATTCCCGAGGTTCCTTCTTCTTACTTACATTTCTGACATCTGAATGATCAAAGTT
This portion of the Setaria viridis chromosome 7, Setaria_viridis_v4.0, whole genome shotgun sequence genome encodes:
- the LOC140223422 gene encoding peroxidase 49-like; this translates as MLDASLADSLQSLCAGGDGNQTTALYVSSADVFDNYYYQNLLANKGLLSSDQGLFSSPEGTANTKDLVRTYSHDEVQFFCNFGWSMIKMGNIPLTGSEGEIRKNCRVVNS